The proteins below come from a single candidate division WOR-3 bacterium genomic window:
- a CDS encoding sugar phosphate nucleotidyltransferase has protein sequence MFKAIIPCAGEGRRLKPHTHTTPKVLLNVAGKPIIGHILDRLTPADPAEVFIIVGKEKDQIQKYLTNNYQLKFTFVEQKDPKGLGDAVARVIDYFKKDPTPILILLGDTIVDLDFKELVGKENYIGTKAVDDPRRFGVVEIRDGYITKITEKPIEPKSNLAVVGVYYFYNSQPLFEALEKIIKEDRKTRGEYQLSDALQEMIDQGEKIKIFPVEYWLDCGTPEALITTNRYLLQTTNYYRPRDRVVIIPPVYIDDSASIEESVIGPFVSIGPEAEIRNSIVRDSIINERTYVENCLLESSILSDNAVVRSRAHHVNLGAYSELELG, from the coding sequence GGCTGGTAAACCGATCATCGGACATATTCTTGACCGCCTAACGCCAGCTGATCCGGCTGAGGTGTTTATAATTGTAGGCAAAGAAAAAGATCAAATTCAAAAATACCTCACGAATAATTATCAACTAAAGTTTACCTTTGTGGAACAAAAAGATCCCAAAGGATTAGGCGATGCTGTAGCCCGGGTGATTGATTATTTTAAAAAAGATCCGACACCGATTCTAATCCTTTTGGGGGATACAATTGTCGACCTCGATTTTAAAGAACTTGTTGGCAAAGAAAACTATATTGGGACAAAAGCCGTGGATGACCCGAGACGCTTTGGCGTTGTGGAAATTAGAGATGGCTATATCACCAAAATCACTGAAAAACCAATTGAGCCAAAAAGTAATTTAGCGGTTGTCGGTGTGTACTACTTTTATAATTCGCAACCACTTTTTGAAGCCCTTGAAAAAATAATTAAAGAAGATCGCAAAACCCGTGGTGAATATCAACTCTCTGATGCCCTACAGGAAATGATTGACCAAGGCGAAAAGATAAAAATCTTTCCGGTGGAATATTGGCTTGATTGTGGCACGCCCGAGGCGTTAATTACTACTAACCGGTACTTACTCCAAACCACTAATTATTATCGACCGCGTGACCGAGTTGTGATAATTCCTCCGGTTTATATTGATGACTCGGCATCAATTGAAGAATCGGTAATTGGCCCATTTGTCTCTATCGGGCCAGAAGCCGAAATTCGAAATTCAATCGTTCGGGATTCAATAATTAATGAACGAACTTATGTCGAAAATTGCCTGTTGGAAAGTTCGATCTTAAGTGATAACGCTGTGGTCCGGTCTCGGGCCCATCATGTAAATCTTGGAGCTTATTCAGAATTAGAACTCGGCTAA